A genomic region of Apteryx mantelli isolate bAptMan1 chromosome 10, bAptMan1.hap1, whole genome shotgun sequence contains the following coding sequences:
- the PPP1R3E gene encoding protein phosphatase 1 regulatory subunit 3E — MDKAGSLHTSVPTPPPRLYLPRNFSCSACLYGSLAEPCKGGCSPDGEASPPPAVREAAGEKPSRGREPSLPAVPPSPTQRRRAKSLPTPGDRSLRPALQQSPSRRKTVRFADSLGLELTSVRHFCEADLPRVPPPAPPPRPADLLKTRKPPALGDLEPVLFGPPPPALEPLFPPQPGASPGFAERVRQHKVRLEWVRAEPAGLRGAVRVLNLAYEKAVSVRYTLNRWASCAEVPAAYQPSAPADGLTDRFSFHLPLGAAAAAEASLEFAVRYRVAGAEYWDNNEGANYRLRGRPRAPAAACLPGDPDSTAWIHFI, encoded by the coding sequence ATGGATAAGGCAGGCTCGCTGCACACCTCCGTGCCCACGCCTCCGCCTCGCCTCTACCTGCCGCGCAACTTCAGCTGCAGCGCCTGCCTCTATGGCAGCCTGGCCGAGCCGTGCAAGGGCGGCTGCAGCCCCGACGGCGAGGCGTCCCCCCCGCCCGCGGTGCGAGAGGCGGCGGGCGAGAAGCCGTCCCGCGGCCGCGAGCCCTCGCTGCCCGccgtgccccccagccccacgcagcGCCGCCGCGCCAAGTCGCTGCCCACGCCCGGTGACCGCAGCCTGCGCCCGGCGCTGCAGCAGAGCCCGTCGCGCCGCAAGACCGTGCGCTTCGCCGACTCCCTCGGCTTGGAGCTCACCTCGGTGCGCCACTTCTGCGAGGCCGACCTGCCGCGggtgccgccgcccgccccgccgccgcgccccgccgacCTCCTCAAGACCAGGAAGCCGCCGGCGCTGGGCGACCTGGAGCCGGTGCTGttcgggccgccgccgccggcgctggaGCCGCTCTtcccgccgcagcccggcgccaGCCCCGGCTTCGCGGAGCGGGTGCGGCAGCACAAGGTGAGGCTGGAGTGGGTGCGCGCCGagccggcggggctgcgcggcgccgtgCGCGTCCTCAACCTGGCTTACGAGAAGGCCGTGTCGGTGCGCTACACGCTGAACCGCTGGGCGAGCTGCGCCGAGGTGCCGGCCGCCTACCAGCCCTCGGCGCCGGCCGACGGCCTCACCGACCGCTTCTCCTTCCACCTGCccctgggcgccgccgccgccgccgaggcctcGCTGGAGTTCGCCGTGCGCTACCGCGTCGCCGGCGCCGAGTACTGGGACAACAACGAGGGTGCGAACTACCGGCTGcggggccggccccgcgcccccgccgccgcctgtcTCCCGGGGGACCCCGACAGCACCGCCTGGATCCACTTCATCTga
- the GCSH gene encoding glycine cleavage system H protein, mitochondrial, with the protein MALRVLRRVGPALAPRLWPPALRPPGPQVPAARRLATSSLALSARKFTDKHEWISVENGIGTVGISNFAQEALGDVVYCSLPEVGTKLNKHDEFGALESVKAASELYSPLTGEVTEINAALAENPGLVNKSCYQDGWLIKMTVENPTELDELMNEDAYEKYIKSIED; encoded by the exons ATGGCGTTGCGAGTGCTGCGGCGGGTCGGGCCCGCCTTGGCGCCGCGCCTGTGGCCGCCCGCgctgcggccgccggggccgcaggTGCCCGCGGCCCGGAGGCTGGCGACCAGCTCGCTGGCGCTGTCGG CCCGCAAATTCACAGACAAGCATGAGTGGATATCAGTTGAAAATGGTATCGGAACAGTAGGAATCAGCAATTTTGCAcag gaagcATTAGGAGATGTTGTTTATTGTAGCCTTCCAGAAGTTGGGACCAAGTTGAATAAACATG ATGAGTTTGGAGCCCTGGAAAGTGTGAAAGCTGCTAGTGAACTCTATTCTCCTCTCACCGGAGAAGTGACTGAAATTAACGCTGCCCTTGCAGAAAATCCAGGGCTCGTCAATAAATCTTGTTATCAAGATG GTTGGCTTATCAAGATGACTGTGGAAAACCCCACTGAACTTGATGAACTGATGAATGAAGATGCCTATGAGAAATACATAAAATCCATTGAGGACTGA